Genomic DNA from Pelmatolapia mariae isolate MD_Pm_ZW unplaced genomic scaffold, Pm_UMD_F_2 NODE_ptg000471l+_length_26209_cov_1, whole genome shotgun sequence:
TGTTTAAATTGAAAAACATACTAAAGTGAGATGTTCATGCAACACATAAAAAGAGTGAGTCTCACCTTGAAGTTTCCTTTCAACGTGTCGTTTGACCAAAACAACCAGTAACATCACTACTAACACAACACAGACTGTTCCAGCTGTCAGCAATATGCGGAGAAGTGGAGAGGAACCAGCAGAAGAGGCAAGTgaaggtgtggatgtaggtggaggtgtggtggtgtgtttgtctaaaataaagcaaacacagtcattatgTTCGTGTCACATtatgaatgttgaaagctgcagaaacacagacaggtgagtgtgtcacctgtgacagtgatccagctggatggagactctccatgacccctgatgtcacacttgtagaggccttcatcagacctggaaacatgctggatggtcatgtgacctgtaggctctTTCCCAGTGAAGACGCCATCTTTGAAGAAAATGGCTgtgaggttggagggagtggtctttgttttacagagcagagtgacgtcatctccctccatcacagggaggacaggactctgcaggatcactgatccacctcaacacagagacaaactacagcatttcatccatttacacacagcttcatcaacactaactccacacactcagcttaccagtgactgtcaggttaactatgttactgatgggaccctctctggactcacaccagtaaacccCACTGTCCAGTGGGTCGATGTAGCTGATGTTACAGGAAGAACCAGCTGCTTCTCCCCACTCCTCACACTCAGCTCTGGTGTctctgcttgtgtttctcctcagagtccatccagcagagctgtcgtcctcctcgcAGCTCAGAGTCACAAAGTCTCCTTCAAAGAattgagagctgctgggactcacagtcagacgagctgtgaaggttacaattaaatatttcattgttttgcaaagtaatattttatttatttgaataagaattaaactttttttgtgGTTAGGGCTGCCAGAAacaaatatttgaaatatttgaaacatttaaaagaaaatccctgaccttggtttgttgtcCAGTAAAGCATTGAAGTCATAACTAAAGATAAATGACACTtaggttatatttaaaataatactgaGGTTTATTTAGCTCATTTTCAAAAGCTAGAACTTGACGCACtgagtttagaaaaaaaacaaggcagAGATGATAAAGGAAAGCTTAGCTTTATTGATAGATCTCTGGTCAGCTTACATTGTTGTGCAGTCACATAAATGTAAAAGGATTaaagaatgtgttttttaactgctgtagaaaaaaagacttttcaTAGTTTCCAAGTCCTCTCTGAATACTGCACAGTCAACAACGTGCTTTATTAATAGTTAGTCTGATTATAATTAGAAATGGGAAACATTGTAACTCTGAGCATGAAGTCTTACCTTAAAGGTAAGTTCATATAATAACTAACTAAACTCTGTCAAGTTCACTGGTTAAAATGGTAAAATTTCCACTTTAACCTGCTGTCCAGTCCATTCAGTCTGGTTCCTTGTTAGAACAGAACAGACAGTAAAAGTTCAACATTTAAAAGGAAGATATTCTTCACTTACAGAGCAGACGTAGTAAAGACCTGTCATCCATTGTCCTCTTGACTGATGTGacctgttttctctttttgtcaTAAAGGCACAGTTAACCCTGCCTTCTTCCTCCACATACTTTTTACCCTATATGTAGGATGTGTGTAAAAAGTAGATTAAAGCAGGAAGCAAAAATGTTGTTTAAcagaaaatagtaaaaaaaaaaaaaagagcaggtTCTAGtgtttgtgatttttctttctgttaaaaggaagtttttccttcccactgtcgccaaagcgcttgctcaaaGGTAAATGGGCTGATTttcatatagcgcttttctgctCTCCGGGAGTACTCAAAGCAGTCTATACAAGATGccacattcacacccattcatactccaatggatacatcagagagcaagttggggttagtatcttgcccaaggatacttgacatgcagatcgaaccaccaaccttccgttCAATAGGTGACCTGCTTTACCTCCTGATCTACAGCCACCacatcatatgattgttgggcttttctctgtattatctgtattattttagggtctactttacaatataaagcaccttggggCGACTGTTGATttggaaatatataaataaaactgaattgaatctgGGAGTCCACTTCCCAGGTCTCACAGTGCATGAATGTTTAAAATCATAACAAGCTACTGTAagcttaaatgtatttatttattttttatgtttaatatgtgtgGATTATAATCCCAAAAAATGTAATCTGGTAATTTGGATGTAGAGttctcagtgggagaaacatttcgtcactggTGCAAGTCAGTCAGTACATTATGATATACATTTATAATATGAATTTATGTTCCATACTAGGTTTCGCAATggtattttataatttgacaTGTTTGAGTTGACTCAGTATCACTTGCCTCACTTCATAATTTAATGTGTAACACTTAAGTTGTTTATTATGGTGTAGTAAATGCTcacctttcagcacattcacttCACCAGATGCaccttgtttcttttcctcacTTTTGATTGGGTGTGGTGCTTGGCCTTGATTGCACTCACCTGTCACTCGTTATATAAGGATTGCACTCACCTACCCCTCACTCTTTCTTCACTCCCACATGGGGCGGCAGCTGAGGTGAGTATTTCTTTGAGTCTCCTGAGTTCATGTATCATTTTGAGTTACTTAAATCATACTTTGTCCTCTTTAGAGATAGCAGTCAATGTGTGTCTTTCCTTTACCCATTAtccaataaaaagacaaaacctgCAAATGATTGATGACtgcttattttcattcaaatcggATGAGCCCATGATGATGACTACTTAAACCCGCAACTTTCCTTTCTCCAAAACATGGTCCTCCGAGCCGGAGTAGTGTTAGCGTCATGGATTCACAGCAGGAGTAGGTGACGATAAAACACTGTTGTCTTCAAAGAACAGGAACCAGGGAAGAAAACATCAAACGACTAATTTTGAAGGAGCGCTTGAAAGAAAGCCAAAGGTACATCGCCTGGGATTTATTAGATGAGCTGTTATACTGCCTATGTtctccagcagcagcaccgcACCAGACAGTTTCATGAAAAGCCGGTGTCGTGCCAAGGCAGGTATCTCTGCATCGTGAGCACGCACTGGGCTGTGTAAATCACAGATAAACAGTGTCACACATTCTTCATTTTTAGTTCACCAACACTTCCTATAATGACTTATTACCCCTGAAACTTTGGAGGTTTtaagctctttatacagtaaagttacaggagGATACAAACAATTATCAGGCCAGAAGTCTTCCCTTTGTTTACATAATCCCGTCAGATAACACACGAGAACAATAAACGCACAGTTTTCTGTTGTAACCCACAAACTGAAAGGTAATGTAACAACACCCATCTTTCACCTTTTCACCAAACTAAAACATCACTACTTTTATGTCTAGCTGGTTGAACgcagtagtgatgtgtcggtcgccaATAAAACGGACAACAAACGGCTCttaggctgtgtcccaattcagggtctgcacgcttgaagtacgcacactacgcgtactacgtacaGTGAAGTACGTGAGAAActtgtgaaattggacggtctagccttcgtcatgttgctcaggttgcctagcaaccatgatactaaccacaagaaacgtttcatacagctttgtgtgacagaaatgaaggagaaaaactgttttgttggtccttcatttttgtcatgacctcactttgattagttgagtatctgaggctgagaccacaggactgtaaaacatgatagttgggcttcatttctgtactgaacagtcatttcaggATTAGTTTGTAAAtaacacacacgtgtgtgtgtgtgtgcgcgtgtgttaTAGatatatctgtctgtctgtctctgggtcaaagattcaagttgcagttatttatatttcctgtcaccttaaatcttcactcaaagacaagtatctctgacagtgtatgttagagtgaattgataaacgtttgtcatttttatgcttgaccATCCATCTCAATATAGTTTAACTGTGGGATGAAAACAATTCCActctccccctccccagattctcgaggttctgggtgcgaggttgaagtgttttatcacaggtcTTTTGAAGTAAGCTTCCTGCatttacgaccctttggtcagcaggaacacacacacacacacacacacacacacacacacccacacacacacacactgcattttctttgTAACCAAATGGGGTTTGCAAGGGGAGGTGTTTTGTAAACTATTGGTTGAAGTTGTCAATAAATACTGCTGcaagggaagctgctctttgaaggactttgggctggagacggGTTAGGAGCTGGTTCTTGAGCCAAGGACTTCCCTTGCTAGCAAGAAAATGATGTTCGTCTTGTTTCTGTCGTTAACGGGAATAAGTTTCTAAACCAGCGGGGTCTGACTTAGACCcaacagtgtatatatagatgtattttatatatgagacaaatattgttccttcagtatgttggTATTACTAAAtgtggctcaatgcttacatatatgtgtaaaaaggaaacgtacgagctgtgataattGTTTCTGAtacaatgaagagtagactgatatatgaaatattcctttattgggtgagaaaatcagaccatgtcataactgctttaagtcacacagaatagatatcagagccttaaacaggctgacttctgctaaatgggtcaaactgggcagaaagtgtacaaacacataacatccttatagaatatgatgtaacactatagatcaacttacctcagaatatataaagcatataaacaattacagcaatatgatgcaacaaacacagcagtgctactaatccaaaatttatatttattacgTTTAAGATGTCAAATAGCAGGTAGCACATCACTAATAGATATCGGCCTATCACAGAAACTCATCTGATCTTCTTTAACGATTCGCACATCAGGGATTTGTTCCAAAGTTTAGAGCAGCACTCTCATCAAACTCTGACTTCTATAAATCTTTATAAAAAATGGAGCAATAGGTGGAGACTTTTCGGGGGTCATCAGTTATAATACCATCAATATTAAGTCTCCGAACAGAACTAAGTTTAGAACGAGATTtctctaattttaaaaaaaaataggatgAGTGTTGTTCACCTTCTACTAACCATCTTCTCCTTGATCTCACAAAGGCTGCCTCTGCTTTCAGTTTATAAATATCATTTAACTTACTCTGTTGCAAAGCTAAGTCAGTTTTATCTTCTTCAGATAGGTTCTCTGGTGGGATCTGAGTGAGAGCAGATATCCCAGTAATTACattaatttcttcatttttcctttgttttgctgcACATGAGCCATACTTTCTTAAATATTTAGCGGCTTCAAATTTAAAGAGTTCCCAATTTTGACAGTAGAGATTACTGGTTAGGGCTTTATCCCAGAAACGTTTGATTAATGACAAAATATCTTCAATCACTTTTCATGTTTTAGAAGGGAATTATTAAGTTTCCAGTAGCAGCTCCTACAAGTTTGGGCAGCATTAGTATTGAAAAAGACCTGAAATGATACCGCTTTGTGGTCTGTGAGTGGAGTTGGCATTATATTGGCTATAACATTATCCCTATTTAAGCAATCAGAGATTAATCAGCCAGACCCTTCTCGGTTACTGTGGAGGTCCCAATATGGCGCTCCCCAGTGGCTGCAGCCATCCTTCTCGGTAGGAGAACTTATGTCATCACTTATTTTTGAAGTCGCGCTTGCAGCAACCGTACCGTGCACCATACCAGACAGTTTTGGTTTGTCTGTTACATTCGGACTGCACCACTGACTGGATACATTATTGTGAAACACCTGCAGTGGGAGTTCAACAACAACGACATGTATTCTGTAGCATCTGCGTTAGGTCACTGTGCTCTGTTGTTTTGCTGCGTCATCTTCATGATTTCAGCATCTGCAGGTGAGTTCTGAAAGCTTTGCTGTATGACTCCTTTTAATTGGTTGTTTCACTGCGCTCCACCCAGCGCCCAGAGCAGGTGTAATGAGGTCTGTTACACGATGATAGATTGACTTTTCATCGGAATCATCACTGACTGGAATTAAGATTTTAATGCtgaataaatgattaaaaaacgGAGAACCTGTTTAATAATACTGACACTGGAATAACATCGATTCAAAGTTGCTCTGTTGCAACGTATTGATAATTTTCGTTTGGTCAAGTGGCAGCAGTGCGAGCGCATCAAATCCGTATacggtcaaaaaagtcggatttgatgcgacCCATATCCTATCACAGTGTGAACGGTACTGAATctgatacatatccgatgttttagaaagcgactgctgtttgaacggtcatgtcgcattaaatccgtcttttacgtcactgacacaagacagacgccaattatcagcgccggagaagcgtctgagaagacatcgcgacgcttcctggccatccagtgtagatgtcagtgaaactgttgggaagacaacgttggagaaacgtgaacattttatttgtactgtataatctgcagattctgacagaaaccTGCAACggtcctttgaagcaccgctccataaaacagcaataaggataattattaggccatatacattattatgtaaataacaaaataacttaaagcaaaattgggaaacgtaaagtccgaaacaagtctttatattaagggccatcagtcaaacaatattgtttgctctgggtctaaacagagcacgttttgtgtgacgtcttctttgagggttcacactagagcgcgtttgctgtcacattttatttgtagtgtgaataagcagacaaaaaaatcagatttgatcaaaaactcggaattgagcattaagacctgcagtgaaAACGTAGTCAACGACTTTCACTGCCGTCCTGCCGTGTACTATATACAGTCATACATGCTGTAGATGTGTGACTGTCACAGACATCATTTTTAGACAGGTCTAAAAGTAAATTCAGAAaataatctttctttttttaaatggagtGACTCACCAGCTGCAGTCATCAGTGCCATGTTGCTACCCTGGAAGTCTTATTTTggatttcaaagtaaaaacaatttAATAGCAAACGTATAAATAAACACCTGGatctttttctccctcacaTGAAGCTTCTTTTAAGCATGTCTTTGTAAATTCCTGTGCATGGTTTGGTTTCTTTCACCACTGCATCTGTTCCTTTATGTTATTGATATGTTATGTCTTAATTTGCATTGCTTTTGACCTCTTGGGGCCACCATAGAAAGCTCTATATGAACTTGTtagtttatgtatttatttatttttattatttaaaaaaaacaatctccACCCTCCAGGGCCAGTTTAGGATCGCAGTTAATCCAACGCCattcatgtctttggactgtttgAGGAAACCCTGAGAAACTACCCAGTGAGCACACCTGCAAACACGGAAAGAACATGCAGACTCCAAACAGCAGGTGGATTCAAATCCTGGAACCTGAATAAACCgggaaataaatgaatattttcctattttgtcttcaaacatttctttttctgttgtttcttgctAAATATGACTGTGAAAAGGACCAGGACCCGACACACTGTTCCGTGTGGCAGATTTGATTGTTTCTGGATTCAGCACTCACATGTCTGACAGCTTTCCAGCAGTCTCACACTCCTGTGATCTCCTGTGAAATAACACTATAGGTGGCAGTGCTaatgtctgttttttatttaagttaATAAATTGTTTAGTAAATGTTCGTGTAGTCGTTTGATTTCAGGGTTGTCAACCAAATATCATACTATATACCCTCAGAGTGGATATAGTGGATGTAGCtgaggtggtagagcaggtcacctattaattggaaggttggtggttcgaagAGTATGTAAGCTGAATGTTTGATAGACAGCACGTACATAGAAAGAGCATAGAAAAATGTTCTTGGCTGAAAGAGGCAAATTTGAGTACTCAGATTAGAATAAGAACTgatccatttaccatttacacacCAAACTGTCACCCAGGTTACATTCAGAGCAGCCCCTTGCTCCAGAGGATGTTTTGATGGCAAGCCCTCATTTGTGAAGTCCATCAGTATGTTTCTGCCTGTTCAGTCTGCACCCAGACCAAGTCATTGAGCTCACCACCTGCTGGTTTACTGTTCCCGACAGCTGTGACCCTACATCACGGTAGATTTACTCACTAACCTCCAGGTAACGCCACCATACTAACTATTGCAAACTGTTTTTCCAAGGCTGTGTATTTTGTTTCTCTACAAGCTTCCTTCAGCCTTAGAGACCTCTCAGCTTTTCACAGATCGCGTCTTCATGTTACACAGAATCTCCGGTGACATTGCCTTGGACTGAGGACCCCAGTTCACTTTTCGTGACTGACTGATGGTCAAACAAAGAGGGCCAACCAGGAATTGGATGCCACCCTCATCGTGTGTTCTAATTAAAACCATCAACTTGGGGCTTGCACCTGGCCTGTGCCAAATACCTCCAACATTTTATGACCTTCTCTGCGACTGGATTATTCCTGTTTGAGGCTTTACTGGAGTATCATTTTTTCCAGGCCAACAAAGAAAGTTGTCTGTTCTTTCTGTCCAGCATCACCTTTGACATTGCCACCAAGGTGGACCTGCATAAAACTATGGAGCAGAACAAGCTTACGGTCATTGGATCTCGGCCCTCATCTACACTCCAGGTCAGAAAGTTACTTCTGACTGCACCGGTGGACTCGCTGGTCCACGTCCTGTCAGCACAGATCAGTgggcagaagctgtagaaactgGAAGTTGCCCTTTGACCATTTTAACCTGCCTGATCTTTTTCCTCTTACAGACCAGAAAAATATCTCAGCCACTGTTGGGGAGAGTGTCACTCTGCCATGTAGAGCTCCAGATAACTCCATCAGAGCTATGTTGTGGAGCAGGCCTGACCTGGAGCCAAAATATATCCTTTTGTACCGCGACAAGCAAATTGATCCAGAAGAGCAGCATCCATATTTTAAggaccgggtggatctgcaggacagacagatgaaggatggagacgtgtctctGATGATgaagaatgtgatgatttttgACAGtggaacatacgagtgtcaAGTTTTTATGAAAGGACCAAACCAGAGAAAGAGAACTGCTGACTACATCACCATCATCAACCTGACTGTTGTTCCAGGTAACTTTGCAGAATTCAGCAGGtctgtgatcagaggtgaagctgctttatgttgCTGAGGAGTTGAGAGgatgttaaatattattattattatcactttttaAATGACACATAAAGAGTGAAGGGCAGAACGTTTGATAAACTTAAAGCCCTGATATCTGAACTGAACTTCTCCCTACACTTTGTATGTCTGTGATGATCAGTGCTACAGCATTTTAACCTGTtaaacctctctgctctgtgttgtttccacTTTAAGtcaagaaaaacatcacagctggaGAGACAGTCGTTCTGCCAGGTCAAGCTCCGAACACCAACAGCAATCCTAACACAGttgtagagtggagcagagctgacctgacGCCAAAATATGTCCTTTTGTACTGCGACAACCAGTTTGTTCCAGatgaccagcatccatcttttaagaaccgggtggatctgcatgacagacagatgaaggatggagacgtgtctttgattctgaaggatgtgacgacTGAGGATAGTGGAACATACGAGTGCAgtgttaacaaaaacaaatcgcAGGAAGAGAGCAAATCTGGATAACAACATCATCAGCATGATCAGCCTGAGTGtagttgatcctccaggtgagtgagtagagttgagtgtgtgtgtgatcagaggtgaagctgcttcctggttgttgatgtttgtttctaaagatgttgttgatgagactttgtagaaagcagctggtctg
This window encodes:
- the LOC134623200 gene encoding uncharacterized protein LOC134623200, producing MYSVASALGHCALLFCCVIFMISASADQKNISATVGESVTLPCRAPDNSIRAMLWSRPDLEPKYILLYRDKQIDPEEQHPYFKDRVDLQDRQMKDGDVSLMMKNVMIFDSGTYECQVFMKGPNQRKRTADYITIINLTVVPVKKNITAGETVVLPGQAPNTNSNPNTVVEWSRADLTPKYVLLYCDNQFVPDDQHPSFKNRVDLHDRQMKDGDVSLILKDVTTEDSGTYECSVNKNKSQEESKSG